Proteins from a single region of Symphalangus syndactylus isolate Jambi chromosome 12, NHGRI_mSymSyn1-v2.1_pri, whole genome shotgun sequence:
- the KCNA2 gene encoding potassium voltage-gated channel subfamily A member 2 isoform X2, which yields MTVATGDPADEAAALPGHPQDTYDPEADHECCERVVINISGLRFETQLKTLAQFPETLLGDPKKRMRYFDPLRNEYFFDRNRPSFDAILYYYQSGGRLRRPVNVPLDIFSEEIRFYELGEEAMEMFREDEGYIKEEERPLPENEFQRQVWLLFEYPESSGPARIIAIVSVMVILISIVSFCLETLPIFRDENEDMHGSGVTFHTYSNSTIGYQQSTSFTDPFFIVETLCIIWFSFEFLVRFFACPSKAGFFTNIMNIIDIVAIIPYFITLGTELAEKPEDAQQGQQAMSLAILRVIRLERRPLQSQESKQGRQHLNTSHDCTLGINPVTGMTVQWTRASGPDDRQTPAVTTLHRMY from the exons ATGACAGTGGCCACCGGAGACCCAGCAGACGAGGCTGCTGCCCTCCCTGGGCACCCACAGGACACCTATGACCCAGAGGCAGACCACGAGTGCTGTGAGAGGGTGGTGATCAACATCTCAGGGCTGCGGTTTGAGACCCAGCTAAAGACCTTAGCCCAGTTTCCAGAGACCCTCTTAGGGGACCCAAAGAAACGAATGAGGTACTTTGACCCCCTCCGAAATGAGTACTTTTTCGATCGGAACCGCCCTAGCTTTGACGCCATTTTGTACTACTACCAGTCGGGGGGCCGATTGAGGCGACCTGTGAATGTGCCCTTAGATATATTCTCTGAAGAAATTCGGTTTTATGAGCTGGGAGAAGAAGCGATGGAGATGTTTCGGGAAGATGAAGGCTACATCAAGGAGGAAGAGCGTCCTCTGCCTGAAAATGAGTTTCAGAGACAAGTGTGGCTTCTCTTTGAATACCCAGAGAGCTCAGGGCCTGCCAGGATTATAGCTATTGTGTCTGTCATGGTGATTCTGATCTCAATTGTCAGCTTCTGTCTGGAAACATTGCCCATCTTCCGGGATGAGAATGAAGACATGCATGGTAGTGGGGTGACCTTCCACACCTATTCCAACAGCACCATCGGGTACCAGCAGTCCACTTCCTTCACAGACCCTTTCTTCATTGTAGAGACACTCTGCATCATCTGGTTCTCCTTTGAATTCTTGGTGAGGTTCTTTGCCTGTCCCAGCAAAGCCGGCTTCTTCACCAACATCATGAACATCATTGACATTGTGGCCATCATCCCCTACTTCATCACCCTGGGGACAGAGTTGGCTGAGAAGCCAGAGGACGCTCAGCAAGGCCAGCAGGCCATGTCACTGGCCATCCTCCGTGTCATCCGGTTG GAACGCAGACCTCTGCAAAGCCAGGAGAGTAAGCAGGGAAGGCAGCATCTGAACACCTCACATGACTGCACCTTAGGAATTAACCCAGTCACGGGCATGACTGTACAGTGGACCAGGGCATCTGGTCCTGACGACAGGCAG
- the KCNA2 gene encoding potassium voltage-gated channel subfamily A member 2 isoform X1, with translation MTVATGDPADEAAALPGHPQDTYDPEADHECCERVVINISGLRFETQLKTLAQFPETLLGDPKKRMRYFDPLRNEYFFDRNRPSFDAILYYYQSGGRLRRPVNVPLDIFSEEIRFYELGEEAMEMFREDEGYIKEEERPLPENEFQRQVWLLFEYPESSGPARIIAIVSVMVILISIVSFCLETLPIFRDENEDMHGSGVTFHTYSNSTIGYQQSTSFTDPFFIVETLCIIWFSFEFLVRFFACPSKAGFFTNIMNIIDIVAIIPYFITLGTELAEKPEDAQQGQQAMSLAILRVIRLVRVFRIFKLSRHSKGLQILGQTLKASMRELGLLIFFLFIGVILFSSAVYFAEADERESQFPSIPDAFWWAVVSMTTVGYGDMVPTTIGGKIVGSLCAIAGVLTIALPVPVIVSNFNYFYHRETEGEEQAQYLQVTSCPKIPSSPDLKKSRSASTISKSDYMEIQEGVNNSSEDFREENLKTANCTLANTNYVNITKMLTDV, from the coding sequence ATGACAGTGGCCACCGGAGACCCAGCAGACGAGGCTGCTGCCCTCCCTGGGCACCCACAGGACACCTATGACCCAGAGGCAGACCACGAGTGCTGTGAGAGGGTGGTGATCAACATCTCAGGGCTGCGGTTTGAGACCCAGCTAAAGACCTTAGCCCAGTTTCCAGAGACCCTCTTAGGGGACCCAAAGAAACGAATGAGGTACTTTGACCCCCTCCGAAATGAGTACTTTTTCGATCGGAACCGCCCTAGCTTTGACGCCATTTTGTACTACTACCAGTCGGGGGGCCGATTGAGGCGACCTGTGAATGTGCCCTTAGATATATTCTCTGAAGAAATTCGGTTTTATGAGCTGGGAGAAGAAGCGATGGAGATGTTTCGGGAAGATGAAGGCTACATCAAGGAGGAAGAGCGTCCTCTGCCTGAAAATGAGTTTCAGAGACAAGTGTGGCTTCTCTTTGAATACCCAGAGAGCTCAGGGCCTGCCAGGATTATAGCTATTGTGTCTGTCATGGTGATTCTGATCTCAATTGTCAGCTTCTGTCTGGAAACATTGCCCATCTTCCGGGATGAGAATGAAGACATGCATGGTAGTGGGGTGACCTTCCACACCTATTCCAACAGCACCATCGGGTACCAGCAGTCCACTTCCTTCACAGACCCTTTCTTCATTGTAGAGACACTCTGCATCATCTGGTTCTCCTTTGAATTCTTGGTGAGGTTCTTTGCCTGTCCCAGCAAAGCCGGCTTCTTCACCAACATCATGAACATCATTGACATTGTGGCCATCATCCCCTACTTCATCACCCTGGGGACAGAGTTGGCTGAGAAGCCAGAGGACGCTCAGCAAGGCCAGCAGGCCATGTCACTGGCCATCCTCCGTGTCATCCGGTTGGTAAGAGTCTTCAGGATTTTCAAGTTGTCCAGACACTCCAAAGGTCTCCAGATTCTAGGTCAGACCCTCAAAGCCAGCATGAGAGAACTGGGCCTCCTGATATTCTTTCTCTTCATAGGGGTCATCCTTTTCTCTAGTGCTGTGTATTTTGCAGAGGCCGATGAGCGAGAGTCCCAGTTCCCCAGCATCCCAGATGCCTTCTGGTGGGCAGTCGTCTCCATGACAACTGTAGGCTATGGAGACATGGTTCCGACTACCATTGGGGGAAAGATAGTGGGTTCCCTATGTGCGATTGCAGGTGTGTTAACTATTGCCTTACCGGTCCCTGTCATTGTGTCCAATTTCAACTACTTCTACCaccgggagacagagggagaggaaCAGGCCCAATACTTGCAAGTGACAAGCTGTCCAAAGATCCCATCCTCCCCTGACCTAAAGAAAAGTAGAAGTGCCTCTACCATTAGTAAGTCTGATTACATGGAGATCCAGGAGGGGGTAAACAACAGTAGTGAGGACTTTAGAGAGGAAAACTTGAAAACAGCCAACTGTACCTTGGCTAACACAAACTATGTGAATATTACCAAAATGTTAACTGATGTCTGA